A window from Elusimicrobiota bacterium encodes these proteins:
- a CDS encoding MoxR family ATPase, which translates to MELTGIKELNKKVAEESLFVQDLKREIAKVIIGQDETLDRILAALVSGGHVLLEGVPGLAKTLTIKTLANCVSASFSRIQFTPDLLPADLTGTLILDAKTGDFKPRLGPVFANLILADEINRAPAKVQSALLEAMQERQVTIGAETHRLPDPFLVLATQNPIEQEGTYPLPEAQVDRFMMKIRLGYPTKAEEKSILERMAGGSLPAVKPVATPAQLQRAHAVAASIYLDEKIKDYIVDLVFATREPEKHRLASHKHLIAYGASPRATIFLAQAAKAHAFINGRGYVTPEDVKTIGPDVLRHRVLVSYEAEAEGVDSDKIVRAVFEAVEVP; encoded by the coding sequence ATGGAACTCACCGGCATCAAGGAGCTCAACAAGAAGGTCGCCGAAGAGAGCCTGTTCGTTCAGGACCTCAAGAGGGAGATCGCGAAGGTCATCATCGGCCAGGACGAGACCCTCGACCGCATCCTCGCCGCCCTCGTGTCCGGAGGCCACGTGCTGCTCGAGGGCGTTCCCGGCCTCGCCAAGACGCTGACGATCAAGACCTTGGCGAACTGCGTCTCGGCCTCGTTCTCGCGCATCCAGTTCACGCCCGACCTCCTGCCCGCCGACCTCACCGGGACCTTGATCCTCGACGCGAAGACCGGCGACTTCAAGCCCCGCCTGGGCCCGGTGTTCGCCAACCTCATCCTCGCCGACGAGATCAACCGCGCGCCCGCCAAGGTCCAGAGCGCCTTGCTCGAGGCGATGCAGGAGCGCCAGGTCACCATCGGCGCGGAGACCCACCGCCTCCCCGACCCGTTCCTCGTCCTCGCGACGCAGAACCCGATCGAGCAGGAGGGGACCTACCCTCTGCCCGAGGCCCAGGTCGACCGCTTCATGATGAAGATCCGGCTCGGCTATCCGACCAAGGCCGAGGAGAAGAGCATACTCGAGCGCATGGCCGGCGGGTCGCTGCCCGCCGTGAAGCCCGTGGCGACTCCCGCGCAGCTGCAGCGCGCGCACGCCGTCGCGGCCTCGATCTACCTCGACGAGAAGATCAAGGACTACATCGTGGACCTGGTCTTCGCGACGCGCGAGCCCGAGAAGCACCGCCTCGCCTCGCACAAGCACCTGATCGCCTACGGCGCCAGCCCCCGCGCGACGATCTTCCTCGCGCAGGCCGCCAAGGCCCACGCCTTCATCAACGGCCGCGGCTACGTGACGCCCGAGGACGTCAAGACCATCGGGCCCGACGTCCTGCGCCACCGCGTGCTCGTCAGCTACGAGGCCGAGGCCGAGGGCGTCGACAGCGACAAGATCGTCCGAGCCGTGTTCGAGGCCGTCGAAGTCCCCTGA
- a CDS encoding DUF58 domain-containing protein: MLPQEILAQVRRLEIVTGRLVSESFSGDYLSVFKGRGMEFASVREYAEGDDPRDIDRNVSARVGKPFVRQYVEERELTVVIAVDLSSSLSFGSAGRLKRESATEIGAALAFAALQNNDKVGLAVFTDGLERWLPPRKGRRHVLAVIREILAYEPKGRKTAIGPSLDRLTRMLKRRCIVVLISDFRDAGFERALKLCAIKHDLIPVVVGDPREAELPSASAVVAVRDPETGAEGVFDLRADAAEYAREEAARRAELERTFRASGVEAVTVGTDKPSLDPLLAFFRRRAKRRSR; the protein is encoded by the coding sequence ATGCTCCCGCAGGAGATCCTCGCCCAGGTCCGGCGCCTCGAGATAGTCACCGGCCGTCTCGTCTCGGAGAGCTTCTCCGGAGACTACCTGAGCGTCTTCAAGGGGCGCGGCATGGAGTTCGCCTCCGTGCGCGAGTACGCGGAGGGGGACGACCCCCGGGACATCGACCGCAACGTCAGCGCCCGCGTCGGCAAGCCCTTCGTCCGCCAGTACGTCGAGGAGCGCGAGCTCACCGTCGTCATCGCGGTGGACCTGTCCTCGTCGCTGTCGTTCGGCTCCGCGGGGCGGCTGAAGCGGGAGTCGGCGACGGAGATCGGCGCCGCGCTGGCCTTCGCGGCGCTGCAGAACAACGACAAGGTCGGCCTCGCCGTGTTCACCGACGGCCTCGAGCGCTGGCTGCCCCCGCGCAAGGGGCGGCGCCACGTGCTCGCCGTCATCCGCGAGATCCTCGCGTACGAGCCGAAGGGCCGGAAGACGGCGATCGGGCCGTCGCTCGACCGCCTGACGCGCATGCTCAAGCGCCGCTGCATCGTCGTCCTCATCTCCGACTTCCGGGACGCGGGCTTCGAGCGCGCGCTGAAGCTGTGCGCCATCAAGCACGACCTGATCCCGGTCGTGGTCGGGGACCCGCGCGAGGCGGAGCTCCCGTCCGCCTCCGCCGTCGTCGCGGTGCGCGATCCCGAGACCGGCGCCGAGGGCGTCTTCGACCTGCGCGCCGACGCCGCGGAGTACGCCCGGGAGGAGGCCGCCCGCCGGGCGGAGCTCGAAAGGACCTTCCGCGCGAGCGGCGTCGAGGCGGTGACGGTCGGCACGGACAAGCCGTCCCTCGATCCGCTGCTCGCCTTCTTCCGGCGCAGGGCCAAGAGGCGGAGCCGGTGA